The genomic DNA CACCCGGCTGTCCGCCGTCGCCACCGGGGGAGTCTCGCTGCGCGTCCCGCTGCCCGAGCGGACCGTGGACCGCGACGCGCCGATCGTGCAGGTCTCGGGTCTTTCCGCCGCGTACGGCTCCCGCCGCGTGGTGGACGACGTCTCCTTCGAGGTCCATCCCGGCGAGACCGTCGGCATCGTGGGGGAGTCGGGCTCGGGTAAGACGACCGTCGCCCGGCTGGTGCTGGGCCTGCTGTCACCCCTCTCCGGCGAGGTGCGACTGGACGGCGCACCCTGGTCGGCGGTCTCCGAGCGCAGGCGCCGCCCCCACCGGTCCGCCATCCAAGTGATCTCCCAGAACCCACTCGACTCCTTCGACCCCCGCTACACCGTCGGCCGCCTGGTCGCCGAGCCGCTCGCCGGGGTCTCCGGAGCCCCCGGGGTCGCCGGGGCTTCCGGGGAGCGGAAGGCACGGGTGACCGAGCTGCTGGCGCGGGTGGGCCTGCCGGCCGACATCGCCGGACGGCATCCCCGGCGGCTCTCCGGCGGACAGCGTCAGCGGGTGGCCATCGCCAGGGCTCTCGCTCCCCGTCCCCGCGTCATCGTCTGCGACGAACCCGTCTCCGCGCTGGACGTGTCGATCCAGGCCCAGGTGCTCGACCTGCTCGCGGAGATCCAGGCGGCCGACGAGACCGCCCTGATCTTCATCTCCCATGACCTGGGAGTGGTGCACCACATCAGCGACCGGGTGCTGGTCATGCGTGAAGGCCGGGTCGTGGAGGAGGGGCATGTGGACGAGGTGTTCTTCCTCCCCAGGCACGACTACACCCGGGAGCTGCTCGGCGCGGTGCCCAAGCTCGTGTCCGCGGCACCCTGATCGGGCCGGCCGGGGGTCCGGCCGGACTGGCGGAGGTCGCCGGGAGCCTGACCGGACGGGTGGAGGCCGGTGGGTTCCCGGCCGGCCGGGGGGAGGTCGCCGGGGGCCTCGCCGGACGGGGAGAGGGGCTCCCGGTCCGGCGGGCCGGCCTCGGCATTCGCCCGGCCGAGCCGGCGCACGTCGGGCAGGGCCAGTACCCCCAGG from Streptosporangium sp. NBC_01756 includes the following:
- a CDS encoding ABC transporter ATP-binding protein — its product is MSLIEIEDLRVAFPASGVEAVRGVNLSMAAGECVAIVGESGSGKSVTARSLVGLAGPGSVVTAAKFTVKGGDALRFGARDWRRLRGRFAGLVLQDALGSLDPLRTVGDEIAEVLAAHDVVPRAGRRAKVIELLDAVGVPEPEVRARQYAHQLSGGLRQRALIASAIAADPPLIIADEPTTALDVTVQAQILRLLAARRAAGTALLMISHDLAVVSSVADRVLVMKDGVVVEEGPTGRVLSAPEHDYTRLLLAAVPSSASRGTRLSAVATGGVSLRVPLPERTVDRDAPIVQVSGLSAAYGSRRVVDDVSFEVHPGETVGIVGESGSGKTTVARLVLGLLSPLSGEVRLDGAPWSAVSERRRRPHRSAIQVISQNPLDSFDPRYTVGRLVAEPLAGVSGAPGVAGASGERKARVTELLARVGLPADIAGRHPRRLSGGQRQRVAIARALAPRPRVIVCDEPVSALDVSIQAQVLDLLAEIQAADETALIFISHDLGVVHHISDRVLVMREGRVVEEGHVDEVFFLPRHDYTRELLGAVPKLVSAAP